One stretch of Patescibacteria group bacterium DNA includes these proteins:
- a CDS encoding adenylate/guanylate cyclase domain-containing protein: MFNVGMDKKSRLAFTSLGIAGLAALLLSLLFWTGALGSLESRFEDKLFLEGEIRSDILIVAIDDQSLQAIGRWPWDRSVVAGLVERIATGRPRVLGIDINFSEPTNQDQVLAAALVQDFPVVLPVEGVLEIPEAGARQAITVTKLLAPVSEIASSAELGLTNTPPDSDGIVRRLPVKVVDADGNFIKSFGARIAELASAERGVVRIDEHNQAIVNFSGGPGLFASVSAGEVLKKEFDSKIFENKIVLIGATAPDLHDTWLTPTAKSEPMPGIEVHASFIQTIIDKNFLAAASPFLTVVIIFALALLLALSSIFARLRWHILLTLAGGIFYIVAAVICFDLGTILNIIYPFAALIAVFTTLSIYRYLHEEREKREVRRAFGYYLSPHVIEEVLKDPKKLSLGGEKKELTVLFSDIRGFTALSEGLSPEELTRLMNKYLSEMTRLVLSSDGVLDKYIGDALMAFWGAPLPEPRHAERACRTALLMIKKLDDLNRSAAWPGGREIAIGIGINTGGMVVGNMGSAERFDYTVLGDAVNLGSRSEGLNKEYGTRIIITEFTKAALSEGFFTREIDRVAVKGKKEGVKIFELVGFTGDLPAAQKQSAAEYEKALGLYRNKKWDEAIGLLGALDDPASKNLAARCGQFKKFPPPDDWDGTWIMETK; the protein is encoded by the coding sequence ATGTTTAACGTCGGAATGGACAAAAAATCCCGGCTCGCATTTACGAGCCTCGGTATAGCGGGGTTAGCGGCTTTGCTGCTCTCCCTGCTTTTTTGGACTGGCGCCCTGGGGAGTCTAGAGTCACGGTTTGAAGATAAACTTTTTCTTGAAGGAGAAATCCGTTCGGATATTTTAATTGTCGCGATTGATGACCAGAGTCTGCAGGCAATCGGACGCTGGCCCTGGGACCGCTCGGTTGTTGCTGGGTTGGTGGAGCGGATCGCCACCGGCCGGCCGCGCGTTCTGGGTATTGATATCAATTTTTCCGAGCCCACGAATCAAGATCAGGTATTAGCGGCGGCTCTGGTGCAGGATTTCCCCGTCGTATTGCCGGTCGAGGGGGTGCTTGAAATACCCGAAGCCGGCGCGCGCCAGGCCATCACCGTCACGAAGCTGTTGGCGCCGGTAAGTGAAATTGCATCGTCCGCCGAGCTCGGCCTCACTAACACGCCGCCGGATTCCGACGGCATCGTCCGCCGCCTGCCGGTTAAGGTCGTTGATGCGGACGGTAATTTTATAAAATCATTCGGCGCCCGGATCGCCGAACTCGCGAGCGCCGAGCGCGGCGTTGTGAGGATTGACGAACATAACCAGGCAATTGTTAATTTTTCCGGCGGACCAGGTTTGTTCGCGTCAGTTTCGGCTGGAGAAGTTTTGAAAAAAGAGTTTGATTCAAAAATTTTTGAAAATAAAATTGTTCTTATCGGCGCGACGGCGCCGGATTTGCATGATACGTGGCTCACTCCGACCGCCAAATCCGAGCCCATGCCCGGAATCGAAGTACACGCGAGTTTTATCCAGACAATTATTGATAAGAATTTTCTGGCGGCCGCATCGCCGTTTCTCACAGTCGTAATAATTTTCGCGCTCGCTCTGCTTCTCGCGCTTTCGTCAATTTTCGCGAGATTGCGCTGGCACATCTTGCTTACGCTGGCGGGCGGAATTTTTTATATCGTCGCCGCGGTGATTTGTTTCGATCTCGGCACGATTCTCAACATAATTTATCCGTTCGCCGCGCTCATCGCCGTCTTTACCACGCTCTCAATTTACCGCTACCTTCATGAAGAGCGCGAAAAACGGGAAGTGCGCCGCGCGTTCGGCTATTATCTTTCGCCGCATGTCATTGAAGAGGTTTTAAAAGACCCGAAAAAACTTTCCCTGGGCGGTGAAAAAAAAGAGCTCACCGTGCTTTTTTCCGACATTCGCGGCTTTACCGCGCTGTCCGAGGGCTTGAGCCCGGAAGAACTGACGCGCCTCATGAATAAATACTTGTCCGAGATGACCCGGCTCGTCCTCTCTAGCGACGGCGTGCTTGATAAATATATCGGCGACGCGCTCATGGCTTTTTGGGGAGCGCCGCTTCCCGAACCGCGCCACGCGGAACGCGCCTGCCGCACCGCTCTTCTTATGATAAAAAAACTTGACGATCTGAACCGTTCCGCCGCCTGGCCCGGCGGCCGCGAAATCGCGATCGGCATCGGCATCAACACCGGCGGCATGGTCGTTGGCAACATGGGTTCAGCCGAGCGGTTCGATTACACCGTGCTTGGCGACGCGGTCAACCTCGGCTCGCGCTCCGAGGGCCTGAATAAAGAGTACGGCACGCGCATTATCATCACCGAATTTACCAAAGCCGCATTATCCGAAGGATTTTTCACGCGCGAGATTGATCGGGTGGCGGTTAAGGGAAAAAAAGAAGGCGTAAAAATTTTTGAGCTTGTCGGTTTTACCGGCGATCTCCCGGCCGCGCAAAAACAATCGGCCGCGGAATATGAAAAAGCCCTCGGCCTGTATCGGAATAAAAAATGGGATGAGGCGATCGGCCTGCTCGGCGCGCTCGATGACCCGGCTTCAAAAAATCTTGCCGCGCGCTGCGGACAATTTAAAAAATTCCCGCCCCCCGATGATTGGGACGGGACGTGGATAATGGAAACGAAATAA
- the trpS gene encoding tryptophan--tRNA ligase has protein sequence MTNHKKIIVSGIQPTGALHLGNYLGAIKNWLELQEKFDCFFFIADYHSITIPYDQAEKERQTLETAKDLVALGITKSKLFAQSQIPEVTELAWIFNSITPIAELERMTQFKDKASQHKENINAGLFTYPVLQAADILIYGGELVPVGEDQIQHVELTRVIAKKFDKLFGKTFPETEAYLTKIPRLKSLQDPAKKMSKSLGDKHCLYIFEDEANIRAKIAKAVTTPEGIANLKLMTEILSGAKEKFDEKNNAKSKEKLADLFLRYFATARAKRKMIPDSEIIETLRTNAALVRPVAQKTIADVRKKIGLAKI, from the coding sequence ATGACTAATCATAAAAAAATAATCGTTTCCGGCATTCAGCCGACCGGCGCGCTGCATCTCGGGAATTACCTAGGCGCGATTAAAAACTGGCTTGAGCTTCAGGAAAAATTTGACTGTTTCTTTTTTATCGCCGACTACCATTCCATCACCATCCCCTACGATCAGGCGGAAAAAGAACGCCAGACGCTTGAAACGGCCAAGGATCTCGTGGCGCTCGGCATCACCAAATCAAAACTTTTCGCGCAGTCGCAGATTCCCGAAGTGACCGAGCTTGCCTGGATTTTCAATTCCATCACGCCGATTGCCGAGCTTGAGCGCATGACCCAGTTCAAGGATAAGGCGAGCCAGCACAAAGAAAATATTAATGCCGGACTTTTTACCTATCCGGTTCTCCAGGCCGCGGATATCCTGATTTACGGCGGCGAGCTTGTGCCGGTCGGCGAAGACCAGATCCAGCACGTGGAACTCACGCGCGTCATCGCGAAAAAATTTGACAAACTTTTCGGCAAGACTTTTCCGGAAACCGAAGCCTATCTTACGAAGATTCCGCGCCTCAAGAGCCTGCAGGATCCGGCGAAAAAAATGAGCAAAAGCCTGGGCGACAAACATTGTTTGTATATTTTTGAAGACGAGGCGAACATCCGCGCAAAAATTGCCAAAGCCGTAACCACACCGGAAGGAATCGCGAATCTCAAACTCATGACCGAAATATTATCCGGCGCGAAAGAAAAATTCGACGAAAAAAACAACGCCAAGAGCAAAGAAAAACTCGCGGACCTGTTTCTCCGATATTTCGCCACGGCCCGGGCCAAACGAAAAATGATTCCGGATTCGGAAATCATTGAAACATTGCGGACGAACGCGGCGCTCGTCCGGCCGGTTGCGCAAAAAACAATTGCCGACGTGCGAAAAAAGATCGGATTGGCGAAAATTTAA
- a CDS encoding ribonuclease J, with translation MEVRKTKHFKRFRPRKPLPPKRDGGGRLKIISLGGLEEVGRNCTLIEYGNDIIMIDLGLQFPEEDMPGIDYIIPNITYLRGKERNIRGVIITHGHYDHIGGIPHLIPRLGNPPIYAMPITNAIIKKRQEDFQNAKLNLHNVTLQDTLTLGKFRVEFFHVNHNIPDSMGVVITTPVGTIVHTGDWKFDFTPVDNQPIDLGHIALVGQRGVLALLSDSTNASQLGSQISEMEIGHNLEQIIQQAPGRLIIGTFASLLARIKQVIECAERLDKKVAIDGYGMKTNVEIAKQMGYIKFNPRTIIDVSQVDHYPPEKIIILCTGAQGEERASLMRIANNEHRFVRIRPGDTIVFSSSVIPGNERTIQRLKDTLARKGAEIIHYQMMDVHAGGHAKADDVKLMVRLVNPKYFIPIEGNHYLLRLNAKVAMSVGMNPKNILIADNGQVMEFTRDNGYLTQTRVPTDYVFVDGLGVGDISQVVLRDRQVLAEDGMVVIIATVDAKTGKLLGNPDIISRGFVYMKENKQLIEQTRHMVKKLVQDRDPKSAADNDYIKNKIRNEVGQYLFKKTERRPMILPVIIEV, from the coding sequence ATGGAGGTAAGAAAAACAAAACACTTTAAACGGTTCCGGCCGAGAAAGCCCCTGCCGCCCAAACGCGACGGCGGCGGCCGGCTTAAAATTATCTCCCTCGGCGGGCTTGAAGAGGTCGGCCGCAATTGCACGCTGATTGAATACGGCAATGACATTATTATGATTGATCTCGGCTTGCAGTTTCCGGAAGAAGACATGCCGGGCATTGATTATATTATTCCGAATATCACATACCTTCGCGGCAAGGAACGAAATATCCGCGGCGTAATTATCACGCATGGCCACTATGACCACATCGGCGGCATTCCCCACCTGATTCCGCGCCTCGGCAATCCCCCGATTTACGCCATGCCGATTACGAACGCCATCATCAAGAAGAGGCAGGAGGATTTCCAGAACGCCAAACTCAATCTGCATAATGTAACTCTGCAGGATACCCTGACGCTCGGAAAATTCCGCGTTGAATTTTTCCACGTGAACCACAACATCCCGGATTCAATGGGCGTAGTGATCACGACTCCGGTCGGCACGATTGTGCATACCGGCGACTGGAAATTTGACTTTACGCCGGTTGACAACCAGCCGATTGACCTTGGCCACATCGCCCTCGTCGGCCAGCGCGGCGTCTTGGCTTTGCTTTCGGACTCAACTAACGCGTCCCAGCTCGGCTCGCAGATATCGGAAATGGAAATCGGCCACAATCTGGAGCAGATCATCCAGCAGGCTCCGGGCCGGCTGATTATCGGCACTTTTGCTTCGCTCCTCGCGAGAATCAAACAGGTGATTGAATGCGCCGAGCGCCTTGACAAAAAAGTCGCGATTGACGGCTACGGCATGAAAACCAACGTGGAAATCGCCAAGCAAATGGGATACATAAAATTTAATCCCAGGACGATCATTGACGTAAGCCAGGTTGACCACTATCCCCCGGAAAAAATCATTATTCTCTGCACCGGCGCCCAGGGCGAAGAGCGCGCGAGCCTGATGCGCATCGCCAATAACGAGCATCGTTTTGTCCGCATCCGGCCGGGCGACACGATTGTATTTTCGTCGTCAGTGATTCCCGGAAATGAACGCACCATCCAGCGCCTTAAGGATACGCTGGCGCGCAAGGGCGCGGAAATCATCCATTACCAGATGATGGACGTGCACGCCGGCGGCCACGCCAAGGCCGACGACGTGAAGCTCATGGTCCGGCTGGTGAATCCAAAATATTTTATTCCGATTGAAGGCAACCATTATCTCCTGCGGCTCAACGCCAAGGTCGCGATGTCCGTGGGAATGAACCCGAAAAATATTTTGATTGCCGACAACGGCCAGGTTATGGAATTTACGCGCGACAACGGATACCTCACGCAAACCCGCGTGCCGACCGACTATGTGTTCGTTGACGGGCTCGGCGTGGGCGACATTTCGCAGGTGGTGCTCCGCGACCGCCAGGTCCTGGCCGAAGACGGAATGGTCGTGATTATCGCGACGGTTGACGCCAAGACCGGAAAACTTCTGGGCAATCCGGATATCATCTCCCGCGGATTTGTTTACATGAAAGAAAATAAACAATTGATTGAACAGACGCGGCACATGGTGAAAAAACTTGTTCAGGACCGCGATCCCAAGAGCGCGGCGGACAATGATTACATCAAAAATAAAATCCGCAATGAAGTCGGACAGTACCTCTTCAAAAAGACTGAACGCCGACCCATGATTTTGCCGGTGATTATCGAAGTCTAA
- a CDS encoding GIY-YIG nuclease family protein: MYYVYIIQSLKFSNRYYTGFSENVHKRLDDHNNGKSVHTNKYGPWKIIFYCAFDNKKKALDFEKYLKTASGIAFRNKRLK; the protein is encoded by the coding sequence ATGTACTACGTTTATATCATCCAGAGTCTAAAATTTTCTAATCGGTATTACACTGGTTTTTCCGAAAATGTTCATAAAAGATTGGATGACCACAATAATGGAAAATCAGTCCATACAAATAAGTATGGACCATGGAAAATAATTTTCTACTGCGCATTTGATAACAAAAAGAAAGCCTTGGATTTTGAAAAGTATTTAAAAACAGCATCCGGGATAGCTTTTAGAAATAAAAGATTAAAATAA